The region TCTTGTTTCCGCTTCGCTTTGTAGGGGTTGGTCTTGCTTAGCCCGGTTAGCGTTTTGTCTTcggtcgcgtaatttttataCGGATTTCGGTGTTGTTTTGGTGTGCGATACAAACATTCTGTCAGCACGTGTCCGTTTATTGTCCACGCTTCGTTGAACGTTTTCACAAGGGATGTTACCGCCTCGTGCGTTGTTGTTGCCTATCTGCTTACCCCCCTCGTTTTCCCTAGTTCCAAATTTTTCCCTCGGTAGATTGGGTTTCGTCTTGGTGTCTGTTTATTTTAGTATTTAAGGAAATCCTTAGTTTCTGGCATGATGAATGTGGAACGGGTCTAACGCCGGATAGAGTAAGAAAAGCCTTGTTTGTGCCGTGTCTCGGGCGTTACAATTTAGTGTGGAGCAGCTTGCTAGTTTCCTTTTTGGCGATGGTATTTATGGCATGTGTGTGCTTAAATATTATGGGTTTCCACTGGTGAAGTCAGTTTTGCGTGTGTTCTAATTTGGTATTCCACCAGTGAAGGAGTTTGGTACAATATTCGCAATTTGGTACAACGCTAGATTTTCTAAACTGGCGAAGACAGCTCGTGGCATAGATCTTACAAGTTGCACATTATTTATGGATTTCCACTGGTGAGGGCATTATTGCGTTCAGTTCAAATCGGTATTCCACCAGTGAAGAGTTTCATATATGGagcgtttgtttgtttggtatTCCGCTAGTTTTTACTGACGAAGGCATATCCTCGGTAGACGTTGCAATTAGTGTACTTATAACTTAaggacgattttactcgtcaatggggaagcccTTGAACGGGAAACGGTTAAGCTCTCCATTAGCAAAACCCCAGCCCCGCGACTGAAAAGGGAGGCAAATGCCCGCAGTTGCTCGGGACGGGGTCCCTGGACACAGCTGGAATTGGCTGTTACATTACCTTCAGCAGTGATAGTTATTTGCTAATTGGTTTAGCGCTTACTCACGTAACAGTAAAACACGCTTTGATCGCAACAGTAACGACTGGTTGCTATACGAACCACTAAGAGACCAAATCAAGTACTAGGTAGGCACAGGAGCTGCCGCTCAAAGGGGTTTGCAAAAACCCGCCGCGGCTAGTATCGGCTATGTTGTGCTGATGTGGCATAGAAAGGCCTTTTTTGGACGAAATGATTGAagattggaaaatttactgcgatgatcattcttcactttcatctacaaccgcagtacaatatgaatttcatatatatttcacttcatttcactgcacaggaagatatgaactcaataaattgacctcgctcctaATGTGTGGCTTCATGGTTCAGTTCATGGTTCAGTCTCCGGTACCGCGGAgatcacgggttcgaatcccgttgaagccctgatacttttcaggcttcttccttccaattgcttggcttggaaaatttactgcgatgatcattcttcactctcatctacaaccgcagtacaatatgaatttcatatatatttcacgaAATGATTGAACGTATACTGTTTACTCCTTCTCACAAATAGCCAATCTGTAAGAAAAAACGAAGACAGAAAGCAGCGCCCTTTCAAAGCTGTTCAAAAAACAATTCTGAaccttaagaaaaaaagaggaaagaaaaagatgacaATTAAAAGAAGCGGCTAACTCTCAAAGCTCAGCTGCTGTTACCACTAATACTTCCACGAAAACAAGGCCTGCATGATGAAATTGGTATTTGTGCGGAAAAGcgtattaaaattaaataaagacCACTGAACACACTTTtatcttcattttatttcctACTCACATTACACAGCTAAAATTATCAGAAAATGCTCTCGTGTTCTAAAACACATAATTATAAGTAAaccaaattaataaaaaatgtacaaatgaTAAAATTTACACGtttaaacttttgtttaaaaaaatgtacaatatGTTTTAAGCACCAGTTTGACATACACTGGAATATAACATACTTCAGCTGCTTGACATGCGTGAGGAATCTTCATTCCTGTCAGATGCTAAACTGGAGGTTTTCTTGAGAAGACATGCCGTTTTGTAAGGAGGGTTGATTGGTTCTTGCGTGGGTGGCAGTGACCGACAAAACTGGTCTGTGCCATTAAGTTGGTAGGTTTGATCTGAATCATAGGCACTAAGATCTCCACAGGCCATGAATGGGACAATCATCCTGTTTACTCCTTCTAGGCTACCAAAATAAGGTATACAAATTATAGATTATGATGAAGTCTCATTCCTAACAGGCACATAAcctattattttctttttctttgttcaaatgAGCCTACCATACCTCATTTTTGATCAAGaacattcttttcaatcgACATGTTGACAAAGCCCAGCACCCTAATTTGCAGAAGAATGTCTCAGGAACTAAGGAATAATAGATTCTGGAATAAGACCTAGTCCGTAATTGGTTATCTCACTTCTGAACCAAAGGGTCAGGATATGACTCATGAGCAAGGTACAGTTATGGGGTTTTGGTTCGGTAATTAATCTACAGTTAAGAATTGGTCCATGTCTTATGGGTGCATAGGCTATTGATGCACGTAGGATGTCTGGGGAAGAATATAGAGAGGGTTGCCCAAACACCAATAATAGGTTGTCATTATGGGATATCTACAATAGTTTTACACTAGCACCAATGAACCTGACTCAAAAAGGCAACTTTTTCTGTAACAGTACTTGCCACAATGGCTTCACCCACAGCAAATTGAAGCTATTACCATATCATGATTTCCTAAACATAAACATGCAACTTTACAACATACTGTAGACTTAAGATATGTAGTTTTGGTCATAGCGTAACTTCCATCATCATGATAAAAACAGATTACAAATGTATGTAATGTATGTATAATGTACAAATTGCTACCCATTAATAAGCCCTTGTTCTTATCCAGGTCAACTTACTCGCCTCAATTGGAtatttgaaactgaaaattctCTTTGTAAAAAGGTCTAGTCAGCACAAAGGAAAAGGAAtccttttatttaattattccAACTGTATTCTCAGtttgatccttgcagttatgagaacaactgaaaaattcaggcctgaacgggcCTCGAATCCTGACCTCAGTGTTGCCATCACAGTACGGCTCTACCAGTTACGCTATCTATTATTCTAACTGTATCACAATTACTAATGTAGACAGGTTTTTACCTTTTCAATTGACTTGGATCACCCAGTAATGGATTTAACATGGTTGGTGAAAATCCATCTGGTGGCGAATAATGTTGACACACAACAAAAGATTCAATGCTTGAATTCCGACTGCTTCTGGGTTTACAAATGGTCACCGTTGGGAAAAAAATCCTCAGTTGACAATAAAGAAGGTCTACATCTTTTCCTCTAAATATTTTAGCCACAAAATTACCACCTAACTTGAGTATATGAGTGGTAATATTTAATGCTGCCAATAGGAGCTGTCCTTGAATGTATTCATCAATATCATGAAGCCCAGTCACATCTGGTGCACCATCACAAATGACCAAATCTGCTGCCTGTCCTTTAAAGTGGCTGATAATTTCTTGAGCAGTTGAGATCTAAGGACACAGAAAGAATTGCTGAAAAAGGAGTAGCTCAAATAGGTGCATTCTTTTGCAGTGAAAGTTTTGCAAGTTGGCTTAGAGGACCTGGCTTAAGCTTTAACTGAGTTTCATTTCCACAGTGCAAAGTAACTCACAACCCTTACAATGTGATACTACTGCCAAACTATGACTTAAGGTCTAATGAATGCCTGGCAAAGGCAAAATAATGATTTGTGTTTAATGCCTTCCAAACACATTTGTGAGTTTGATTGTTAAGTGATAATTTGGGCAACCACATCAACATTACCATGATATACCGTAATCACTTTTGAACATTCCTTTAGTTATTTTAGAGACTTGCACTTTTGGAATCACAAAGAATAAGCAAGACTGATTCATATCATATGTCAATGAATTTTCTGTGCCATCAATACAAAGCATGATCATTTTTCTCACTGTTGGGGGCCCACACTAAACACTAGGTCTAATGATAATACTATGATTTGATAATTTTGttgtaaacattttttgtgAAAGTTCATTAATGCATGACAGAATTGTAATTTGATGCTGTTTCAGAACATTCTGGCTGGTTTGTTAACCTCTTACcctaagtgtttttttttgcttaatgCACAAAGCTTTAGAAAGCTTGGGTACTGCCAGCCAAATGGTTGTCCATGAAACCTACCAATCAGGGTTGATgacttaacaataattacaataataactaGGTTACCCCGATGAAATTTGATTGCATGTCTGGGTGAAAGGAGTcatgagaaggactgttggtaatgactgatgtttcaacaTCCAGAAAAGAAGTCATCTTCGGAGTCCAACTGTCACTTAACTAATGCATCTGATGAGTTCCGCTCAGAATGTCGAAATGTCAGTCACTACTGACAATCCTTTGCAAGAATCTTTTCACCCAAACAATCAAATTACATCAAGGTTTATAACAGcccctgggttcaaaccatatCCAATCAAAAATGCTCTTAATGCTCactaataaacaataattattaatcactaataaacaattaatCTTTGAAATCAAGGTGAATAGTGCAAGTATTCACcataattgaaaagaataatgcTTGTTTTACTATACAGATGTCTCACGAAACACTgtcaaaaaaagcaaacatcCCATACGCAAAGACTGCTAGGTAGAAAGGGTCATTTCATGCGCCACTGGAGATCTTTGCTATAATTATGGTGCTGGTATTGTTAGCTACTTTAAAAAATTCCCAAATTGCAGTCTTGGCTTATGGGTTTTGGCTTTTCTTTTGAGAACGctttttgaaatagctgtatactCACACATTGATCTCACTTCTCTTTGCAGAAGAAAAGTTGAATTTAATTGTCATCTCGTAACACAAGATTAAGCccaccattttgttttgtttggatcacgcattattcactccttaattgaagggctctgggcaaaaacgtcctaactaacattgtgcgtttttttttcatttggactcaaaagtggctgactttttgcatgtgacccaacattattaagaaaataagtgttctataatatttttggctggtttgttttttatttccaaaaattaacatatgcaataatgttgggtcacatgcaaaaaattaaccacttttgagcacaaattgaaaaaaaacccaaaatgtcagttaggacatttttgcccagagcccttcaattaggAAGTGAATAGTGCTCAATTACTCCAGGATGAAGAACCAATcggattgcttgaaacaccacGATCACAGAGTAAGTAAATACTAACTTCAATATTTTCCAATGCTCTGACAAACACCTAGCCCCTAACTAATGCCTCATTGAATTCTGAAAGCTGAATTGAAGAATTAAGCATCAAAGTCAAAGTCTTTTTATTGAGGTTCCTTGGTTGCCAACCTATTTTATCTTTTGGGATTAAAAAAAGGGGGGAAGTTCAAGGCTCCTAAAAGCTCTTCAGTGTTATTGAGGGTATGtaagattcaaaacaaaaatttggttttatcaaacgagttgataaaggttgaattaccaccgtgaaagatttagaaagctgacgtttcgagcgttagcccttcgtcagagcgaatgacaaagggctaacgctcgaaacgtcagctttctaaatctttcacggtggtaattcaacctttatcaactcgtttgataaaaccaaatttttgttttgatctctcccaccgacgcagtaccacagtttctttagaaactaaaaattCATTTATGTAAGATTCAAGCTGATCACTGCAATCTTTAATCGCTCTATTGAGGTTTGAAAAAAGCTGGGCATAACAAATTGATAATTTCAATAGTCAATAAAATCAATACTGATTAATCGGCAAATAACAGATGTCGATAAAACACAATCATGCAATTTCTTGTGATTATCGACTTTGATCCAATTTCAATGTTTAAGTTTGATTTTGATGGATTTCGAAACATCAAATCTGACATTTTGTGAGTGACACGGTTTGTTCAAGCTGTATAGGCTATGCCAAGACTTTACTGGTCAGTATAAAACACGGACTACAGAGTAGGGACTGCAGACCACGGACTGGGTATAAAACACGGACTTGGGTATAAAACGCAGACTAAGCATTACAGACTGGGTATAAAATACAAGGAAGCAAAGAGGCCGTTTAACTGTAAAACTGGAAAATGTTCCGATTATTAGGGGAAGAAATCACAAATAAATGCTAATTACTTACCTCAAATAAAGGAAGAAGATTGTGGACTTTGcacatttctttatttatagcATCAATCAAACGATTCAGTGCAGTCGATCGGCTCTCATTTTTTCACATAGGCCAGGTTACATAGCATGAGGAAGATGTCGCCTTTGCACAGTGTGCGCTTGTTCATACTAGGCTCAATTTCCACTAGGGGAGGAGTGCAGGCTCACTTCCCTAACAGCGGTTGGTAATCAAGCCTACTAGAGAGTCCATAATGCTCAGTCCATGTCTTATATACCCAAGTCCGTGCTTTACACCCAGTCCGTGGTCAGCAGTCTGTAGTCCGTAGTCCGTATTTTATACTGACCATTATTTTACTGATGTTTTTACAGAGCAGGAagctcaaaattaataaacatAACCATTAAGCCATAAAAACtgcattttctttcagctgAGATCAAACTAGTAACAATTACTAGGTAGAATCAGAGTTGTTGCAGAGCAACTGACATTAGGTTATTACTTGTAATTTATGTATGCTTCTATTTATTGTGTTAATTTAACAAGCCTTGACCTATGTGTGTAACCTAGCTAGGTAACTTACCTATCATTGCTACTCGATACAAAAGTCATTCTGTCAAACTGAATACATTTTAGAAGAAGATCAGAGAAGATGAACCAAACACTTTAAATCGTTTTTCATCATGGTAAATGTTTGATCCTACGTACAGCAACAGACCATTTGGTTGCCCGGCCCAGTCGGATTACTTAACATTATTTAGCTTTATTTCGACGTGGATTTACTTTGAAACTGTTTCACTGCCATTATAATTTTTGCAGCCGATTGATAATCTTGTGATTTTCGACTTTTATCGACACTTAACTTAAGTTGTATACTGACAATCCCTGACATATATCGAGTATTATCGACTTATCACGACAAAAATTCTTGTATCATATTAACATCAACTACGTACGTTTTCGTTGATAGATCTTTGTTAAGCCCCGAGCCCTGAAATCTATCAACTTAATAAGcgagcaattttcaaatggtTCTTACTTTCGTGATGTCTCCCTGTATTTGGACAACGCCAGGAAGAGGTGCCATGGACTGCAAGTCAACTGCTACGATTTTTACTTCGTCATCAGCTTGTGGACGCTCGTTGATCAGTTTCCTGCTCAGTACTTGACTCCAGCTTCCAGGAGCAGCACACAAGTCCACAACACGGTTTACTCCACTCAAAAGGTCGAAATCATCGTTGAGTTGTAACAACTTATAGGCACTTCTCGCTCTCCAACCTTCCTCTTTGGCAAGTCTGTAATAAATATCTCTTTTGTCTTTCGACGAGCGCCCCATATATACTTCACAATTTAACAAAGGTTACGAAACTGCTCGACGGTACGGTTGCTATATCATGTATTCGGACTTATAATgaaccaaaaataaattaatttgcataataaacTGTGTAGTTCATTTTAAGATTGCGCTAGGAACTGAGACGAGTTTCAAATGTTTACTAATCGGGCGATAATGTTATTTTTACTGTActttgcgaaacgaaatgggacgaaacgaagtggaaatctgtagtttgcgaaatgaacatATCCTTTCTCGCTGCGTGTACTCGGATATTCTAAATAGAAAATTTCTCCCCCAAAAAACCGGTTCGCCTTGCGCGGAAtgcgtgacgttttcgttgccaaGTATTTCCAGctgaagtttttgttttgtatgtgCTATTTGACGGCAGGAATTCCCTTTGGAGGAATGCCAGTGAGTTTGCTTCATCGGTTCTTACAATGGCCTTCACTGGACGGAAAAAGTGAACGCTGTGGCTATATGACCGGTAACCGGTcacggttttcaaaatactaaatagtccggtattttcaataaatttcaccaatCGATTAATCTCAGCTAAACCAAAGTATCTTCTGTCGATTGAGAATAGTCAAGCGATCCTGAAATACTTTAAAGATCTGAAGTCTGAGACCAGCGTAAACCAAACGCTAGACTTGAGATCTAAAAAGCATTTCAGGATCGCTTGACTATTCTTAATCGATTGATTgatgaaatttattgaaaataccggACTGCCGGTCatgtagtattttgaaaaccttgaccGGTTACCGGCCATATAAGCCACAGCGAAAACCGAAACTTTTCATCACCTCttataaagaaataagtgATTCAATAATAGAGAAGGCTaagcaatttaatttcaacaaaaacggTTCTAAAATCTAACAATAATCTAGAATGAAAATACACTACCGCTACTAAATGATTTAAACAATTTCGAAAACGTCACGCATTCCGTGCAAGGCGAAACGGTTTTTTGGGGGGGAATTTTCTGTTTAGAATATCCGAGTTGACGCAGCGAGAAAGGATatgttcatttcgcaaactacagattctcatttcgcaaactacagattttcatttcgcaaactacagatttccatttcgcaaactacagatttccatttcgtttcgtcccatttcgtttcgttccatttcgtttcgtcccatttcgtttcgcaaactacagtagGCCGAACCGATGAAGCAAACTCAATGGCATTCCTCCAAAGGGAATTCCTGCCGTCAAATGACACTTACACAACAAAAACTTCTGctggaaatacttcttttcCGGCATTTGTTTATCTATACAAAACGTTAAAACTGCCATGTTcgaaagtaaacaaaaaagccACAATGATGTATTTTATCGGTTCGTTTGAATATCGCGTGACGTTTCTGGTTAAGTTAAGGCGATTCAACGGCCACCGGAAGTGGACTTTTTGCATTGTTAGGCAACGGTTCTTCGGCAAAATTTTCAGGCAGATCGTCTCTGTAAGACACTTATCAATACAAATATGGTGGCGTCAAGACATATAAAAAGGGAAGAGGTCTCTGTTGCTGTCCGTCACTCAAAAACCCCTGAGCTTAATTTAAACTTGGCAACGTggaaacgaaaacgtcacgcaTTCCGCGCAAGGcaatttctcaagttttaaagagaacgtgaacacacaagagcaaatttgaattttctttcctagcctTGAAACTGCaactctaaattcagttcctgagtAGTTGCACTGGCTTTCAAACGTTACACAAACTGAgataatgacgaaaaagattgacaaatctcgctaccgtcgcgtcgtagatcttaaactccctaatatccGAGTAGAAGTACCCTGGCTGCCAGACGTTTTTCCCTCTCAGAGCGACGGAATAGGAGAGGAAAAACCTCTGGTACAGGCCTTTGATAACCTCACTTCCATGCACCGTTTGATTGACATCGAAAAAACGAGTAATTTGATGCGTGTCATAACCTACCAATCAGCATCTTTGGTTCCCACGGTACTTTGatgtcaaattcaaaaattcaatgttCCATATAAAAtacgaaaataaaaacttagggcctgattacatggtgaatttcagcccgggctgaaatttcgctccgcctaccgggctgaaatattgttgcgattacatggtcaatttcagcccgggcgcaaaacgctaatttccgtgagaaagtttactgaggtgcgaaaacacaatagatacgcatgctcgcgctcctttttcagcccgggctgaaaaaatgatagcgattacatggatttttcagcccgtttggccgggctgaaaatcctagcccggtttgagaataccgggctaggattttcagcccgggctgaattgcgccccgggctgaatccctctccatgtaatcgacaacttggttttctgaggatttgtttcggaagccggtctgaaatttcagcccggttagccgggctgaaatttcagcccggggtgaaactcaccatgtaatcgggcccttaaatttgaaatttggatgCCAAATTCCGAAGTTGAATTTCGGCGGACGTATACAAAAAAACTGTAGAACCCACTGAACTTTTTCTGCCTTCAAAACCTCGATTTCCGGAAAGAGCGAGCAAAATGCCTCAGACTCTGAGGATTGCCAAACTCTTAGGGAAAAAATTACCCAAGTGAGTAACGAGAGTGATACTGAAAGCAAGGATGAAATATTAGCGGAGATGAATAAGGAATACGAGGCTGAGGATTCTATTGGCAAAGATATACAGAATCCTCAACTTGCAAAGCTCCTTGGTAAAAAGTTCCGCAGTCGCTTGCCGGATAAAGTCCTGAAAGACAAACTTGAACGCCAGGACAGACCGGAAAACTGCGAAACCGTTAAACCAACGAGAGTAAATCCCGGTATCTGGCGAAAGCTCCGTGAACCTACGCAGAAAGGGATTTGCAGCTACATAAGATGCAGCTGGCGCTGGTAAAAGGTATAATGCCCGTCGCCCGCTTGACCGACTTGTCCATGACTGAGAAAAAAGGGTTAGACAAAGAGGGCGTTCAACAGATAAAACAATTTGGGCTGGATGCCCTCTCGCTTCTAACGCACGTTAACTACGAACTCAACATGCAGAGGAGGCAACTTATGAAACCCGATATATGGAAAGACTATGCCTCCCTGTGCTCGCAGCAGATTCCTTTTACTGACTACCTTTTTGGTGATGACTTGCAAAAGCAATTGAAAGACATAGGAGATGTAAACAAAATAGGGGCTAAAGTCTCTAGAGGATCCCACAGGAGTTCCTCAGGTTATGGAAATATAAACACCAGCAACAGgggctctttttctcacaaACGACCTTCAAAAAACTTCAAAGGTCAGACCTACCGACCTTGGGGGCACAAAGAGCGTCACAAGAACACACCAAACAACACAAGCGTCAGTCACAGTAGACCAGGCATCTGCGATTGACAAGGTAAATGTTCCAAAATTTGTTGCTGGTAACTTAGCCATACATATGCAATCCTGGAGGTCTATTACCTCAGACGCTAGCATCCTTGAGATGGTGGCTGGCTATACTTTAGAATTTGATGTCCTTCCAACCAGCTGTACCTCAGAGTAGTTTCTCTAAagttctcaaactcattaataattcataaagtcAACTGCAAATCACCGCTTGTATACCACATCACGTGCATGTGTTTGGATACCCAAtgaaaatctttaaagatttgGATATTGTATCCAAATCTTTAGAGATTTGGATGCAATATCCAAATGTCCACTGATTCTCGAAAAATCTGTATCGCTTATTTGTTCTTGTAAACCGTAGATTTCGGAACAGAATTGATAATAACGTCTTTTCCTCGTCAGAAGTTTTGGGAATCCGAAACCTTGAAGTTGACTCATCTATCTCGCACAGTAAACTGAAGTGATAAACTGTAATAAGTTGGTTAACTCCCAAGTGGCACATTCCAACGAAACCATTTTTATCACATTCTATAgctattgtttacaaacaataataatcggCAACTCGTTTAAGAAGCtataccaaaaactcgtgcttcgtgtttcatcgggggttccaaacacctcgaaacaaaaaatgcactcggcctgcggcctcgtgctttcatctgtttctcggtgtttggaacccctgatgaaacactcgcactcgtttttgatatatTACGTGAAGAACTTATTATTGcagctgaaattaaaaaaaagcttttagaGAAGGGAGTTATTAAGGAGGCTACACACAGTACCAACGAGTACATCTCTACTGTCTTTACTAGACCCAAAAAAGATGGATCTCATAGACTCATCTTAAATATTAAGAACCTCAACCAGTTTGTTACATACCAGCATTTTAAAATAGAATCCCTTCAGTCCGCTGTTCAGTTGATACAAAAGGACTACTGGATGGCAGTACTCGATCTTAAGGATGCTTACTATTCTGTGCCCATTAACCCTCAGCACAGAAAGTATCTCAGATTTGAGTTTAAAGATACCCTCTTTGAGTTTACATGTTTACCGAATGGTCTAGCCTCGGCCCCAAGGGTGTTTACAAAAGTTATGAAACCAGTAATTGCTATCCTGAGATCAAAAGGGTACCTCTTAGTAATCTACATAGATGACATCCTTTTACTGGCAGCAACACCTCTTGACCTGTCACAGGCGATTAATGATACCATTTCCCTGCTCAGATCACTGGGGTTTACAATTCACGACACAAAATCTGTCACCACACCCACCCAAGTAGTCAACTTTCTGGGATTTATCCTCAATTCTCAGAACATGACCATTTCTATGGTCCCCGGGAATGCAGACATGATAAAATCTAAGTGTCACACTCTCGTACACATGGAAGGACCAGTTCAAATTAGAGGAGTGGCGTCTGTAGTGGGCCTCATGGTATCAGCTTTCTCAGGTGTGCAGTATACACCTCTATTCTATAGGTCCCtggaaaattacaaaattaatgctttgaAATGCAATGGCTGGGACCTTGAGGGAAAATGACTCTTTCTCCCCTGTCCAAGCAGGACCTGCTATGGTAGCTTTCTAATGTTGACCAATACCCAAAAGCTACTACTCCACTACCCTCTGATATCACACTAATGACAGATACCTCACTGAAAGGCAGCTGGGGAGGGGTGATAGAAGGTACACCAAATTTGACTGATGGTAGATGGTCATACCAGGAATCCAAATTCCACATAAATAACTTGGAGCTGAAGGCCATTCTGTTAGCTCTGCAGTCCCTTTGCAATCATATGCAATGTTGTCACATAAAACTGCTTTGTGACAACACAACTGCTGTTTCCTACATCTGCAATATGGGTGGTACGAAATCTAGAGTTTGCAATGAGGTGACTAGAGAAATTATCAGTGGTGCATGGCTAGGCACCTAACATTGTCAGTATCTCATTTGCCAGGTTAACTAAATGTAGAGGCAGACAGGGCTAGCCGCATTTTCCACAACAGTAACACTGAATGGTCTTTGGCCCCTTCTGTCTTTGATGAACTTAGGGCAAAATGGGGTGAACCTGACATAGACAGGTTTGCGTCAAGGCTAAATTATAAAGTATCCCAAT is a window of Acropora palmata chromosome 4, jaAcrPala1.3, whole genome shotgun sequence DNA encoding:
- the LOC141879833 gene encoding tRNA (cytidine(32)/guanosine(34)-2'-O)-methyltransferase-like; the protein is MGRSSKDKRDIYYRLAKEEGWRARSAYKLLQLNDDFDLLSGVNRVVDLCAAPGSWSQVLSRKLINERPQADDEVKIVAVDLQSMAPLPGVVQIQGDITKISTAQEIISHFKGQAADLVICDGAPDVTGLHDIDEYIQGQLLLAALNITTHILKLGGNFVAKIFRGKDVDLLYCQLRIFFPTVTICKPRSSRNSSIESFVVCQHYSPPDGFSPTMLNPLLGDPSQLKSLEGVNRMIVPFMACGDLSAYDSDQTYQLNGTDQFCRSLPPTQEPINPPYKTACLLKKTSSLASDRNEDSSRMSSS